In the Trichoderma atroviride chromosome 4, complete sequence genome, CTGATGCGCGCTTCGGTTCTGAAGTCGGGGGGGGACGCCGGTGAGGCGAAACGTTCGGTCCGTGAGGGTCGACTGCGAGCCCAGGTAGTCCTGCCGATAGCCAATGATGCGAAACGTCTCTTTGTTAATGAAGTAGATGGTCAGTGCAACAAAAAAGTaggtgaagaagacgtaGGCCCAGAGAAACGTCCTCTCGCGGCTCTTGTCCTTCTCTATCTTGTCTGCCAAGCCCATCGCAACGGAGCCCAGAGGCAGGCCAATGGGCCGGTATAGATCGTCCCAGTCGTCGGGGTCGTCAGTCGGGGGGGTTGCCTCCCAGCAGGGGCTGGAAGTTGCGGTAGCTGTAGTTGATTGGCCACAGCACGACGAAGGCAAAGAAGGTCATGATGGCGAAGATGCGAGTGGCCATTTTGAAGAAGGTCAGGAACTGCCAGCAAAGGAGTTAGTTACGAGTCTTTGCCCATTCAACAGCTCCGAATCCACGCACCACAAACGCATCGAGGCCAGCCGACGCCAGAATCTGCTCCTCCGTCACCTTGTACAGCCTGGGGATCCATCCAAAGAAAGAGTCGGTCAGCGGCGGCAGGCCAATCGTGGGATCAAGGCGCCTCTTGCGCGCAGCATAGAGCGTCGGCCATCGCGGGCGCAGAATCTGCGAATCGCCGCAAAAGCAGCGGATTAGTCTTGTGCGCGTCCAGCAGCAAACGAGAGTCGAGGCTTACACAGAACGCGATAAAGGCCCCAATGCCCAGAATCAGCGACAGCACCAGCTGCACCTCGAGATCGCGCACCGTCTTGGACGCCGGCCGGATGTAATCCTCGCCGTTGCACGTGTCGTTTTTATTGTCCCCGAGCATGGTGCTTCATCGACGCTTCATCGCCTGCGAGGTTGCTGCGGAAAGGGGGAAAGCAGCGTTTGGCGATCAGAAAATAAAGGCAACGGCATTGATGCTTTAAGTCTTGTGACGTAGCTTTAGCTTAGTGCATGATTTATGCACTTTGGAGCGCTAAGCGGCgaactgttttttttttgtggcgAAAACAGCGTGGGAGACGCACGGCCATCACAccgccgctgcagccaccGATTGACAGTGGAGCGAAAGCTTGTAGCTGGAGAGCTTATAGCGGCAGAGCTTCATGTTGTCACTAACACGCGTCTTCTACAGTGCTTAACCTAGAATATCAAAATGAAGCTGCAGTAATGCTGATTTTCCAGCAATGAGTCAATCCCGACAAGTTTGTTCATTCAACTTGAAAAACATTATTGATCGCACCCATCAATGCAAATCCTTGTCCCTGTCTGAGACTAACAAGCTTCTCCTCAGTTCGACGTGGCACCATGTCTTATTATGCTGCCACTTTAGCGTCAGGCTCCTATCTCCATGCCCAAACATCGACATTGAACCCCCAATGTCCCAGCTGGGAAAGCAGAAGTGATGGACATGATTCCAACAAGACGGCGCCGATATAGGACATTGTCCCCCGCATTCTCAATTATGTTGAATGCCAATAGAAATTAATTGTCATCATTTAGCTTTTTAGAGCTTGTGATTGAGAGCTTCTGTCTCAAGCTATTACTCCTCGCTTCTGTATTTAGACCGCCACGCTGTAATGGATAATAAATGCCATCTCATGACTCATGTTTACTACGTATTGACTAACCACTGTTAATTCTCGGATTGTTCACTGTAAACATTTATTTCACCATACATTTATAACCACAGGAGCTCAAGTAAGGAGtcaagccatcttcatccatctTCCACCGACTTACACCATTCAACACAGGTGTTTATAGCCAAAAACAGCCACTAACCAACGAATACCAGCCTTGTCCACTCTTGCATTCAGGCCTATTACATATGAATAAAATTTAATAGGGAATATACGGCTACATGGTTTCATCAATCACCAATCCTGTCATCGTAATCGCTCAAAGCCATCGCAACATCACTTCCAGTAGACAACCGAGGCCACGCACTTCGCGATAGCACCGACAACCATCCGATGTGCCACTGCCACTTCCCAACTCGATTGTTTGTCTCTTCATAAAGCCCCGTAAACCGTATCAAACATTTCCAATCGTAACGTTGCCTCAAGACAACGCAGCTTCAGCACCGCCGACGGACTCGACGCCAAAATCCAACGGCAGCCGCCAAAAGCCATTGCGGCCCAACCACGTGAAAAAACGAGACTGAGTAACacaaattaaaaaaaagtagtcTGTGATACCTTCCAAATATATCCTTCAGGCTCACTTTGCTTGGGTCGAGGCACGGATCCATCATTGGCTGCAACACTAGAATCAGGGAGCGAAAGTGGCCTCATCTACATGTCTTACCGTTAACTCGTTtgaagttaaaaaaaaaaaaacgtcgTGGCATGTCAACGGCATATTCAGCTGCCAAGCTTTAGGCATGGATTTGTTTTAAACACCCATGTGAGAGCATGTGCCTGAGGTGCTACGGAGCACAACGTATGGATATCATCAAAGAAACATGTATTGGCACCACTTGTCATGACACCAGCCGTGAAATGATATCAAGTTACCAACGCCAT is a window encoding:
- a CDS encoding uncharacterized protein (TransMembrane:2 (o30-51i111-130o)), with product MLGDNKNDTCNGEDYIRPASKTVRDLEVQLVLSLILGIGAFIAFCILRPRWPTLYAARKRRLDPTIGLPPLTDSFFGWIPRLYKVTEEQILASAGLDAFVFLTFFKMATRIFAIMTFFAFVVLWPINYSYRNFQPLLGGNPPD
- a CDS encoding uncharacterized protein (TransMembrane:1 (o18-37i)) — protein: MGLADKIEKDKSRERTFLWAYVFFTYFFVALTIYFINKETFRIIGYRQDYLGSQSTLTDRTFRLTGVPPRLQNRSAHQSRHREAAHWHGRDCVNLQKLEGAG